A part of Kryptolebias marmoratus isolate JLee-2015 linkage group LG8, ASM164957v2, whole genome shotgun sequence genomic DNA contains:
- the LOC108237630 gene encoding tubulin alpha-1B chain-like produces the protein MRECISIHVGQAGVQIGNACWELYCLEHGIQPDGQMPSDKAIGGGDDSFNTFFSETGAGKHVPRAVFVDLEPTVIDEVRTGTYRQLFHPEQLITGKEDAANNYARGHYTIGKEIIDLVLDRIRKLADQCTGLQGFLVFHSFGGGTGSGFTSLLMERLSVDYGKKSKLEFSIYPAPQVSTAVVEPYNSILTTHTTLEHSDCAFMVDNEAIYDICRRNLDIERPTYTNLNRLISQIVSSITASLRFDGALNVDLTEFQTNLVPYPRIHFPLATYAPVISAEKAYHEQLSVAEITNACFEPANQMVKCDPRHGKYMACCLLFRGDVVPKDVNAAIATIKTKRTIQFVDWCPTGFKVGINYQPPTVVPGGDLAKVQRAVCMLSNTTAIAEAWARLDHKFDLMYAKRAFVHWYVGEGMEEGEFSEAREDMAALEKDYEEVGVDSIEGEGEEEGEEY, from the exons ATG CGTGAGTGTATCTCCATCCACGTTGGTCAGGCTGGTGTCCAAATTGGCAATGCCTGCTGGGAACTCTACTGCCTGGAACATGGGATCCAGCCTGATGGACAGATGCCCAGTGACAAAGCCATTGGTGGAGGAGACGATTCTTTCAACACCTTCTTCAGCGAGACTGGAGCTGGGAAGCACGTCCCCAGAGCTGTGTTTGTGGACCTGGAGCCCACTGTCATTG ATGAGGTGCGCACAGGAACCTACCGCCAGCTGTTCCACCCTGAGCAGCTGATCACTGGTAAGGAGGATGCTGCCAACAACTATGCTCGTGGACACTACACCATTGGGAAAGAGATCATTGACCTGGTTCTGGACAGGATCCGCAAACTG GCCGACCAGTGCACCGGTCTTCAGGGCTTCCTGGTCTTCCACAGCTTTGGTGGAGGTACTGGTTCTGGTTTCACCTCCCTGCTGATGGAACGCCTGTCTGTGGACTACGGCAAGAAGTCCAAGCTGGAGTTCTCCATCTACCCAGCTCCCCAGGTGTCCACTGCAGTGGTGGAGCCCTACAACTCCATCCTGACCACCCACACCACCCTGGAGCACTCTGACTGTGCCTTCATGGTGGACAACGAGGCCATCTATGACATCTGTCGTAGAAACCTCGACATCGAGCGCCCCACCTACACCAACCTGAACAGGCTCATCAGCCAGATCGTGTCCTCCATCACTGCTTCTCTGCGTTTCGATGGCGCCCTGAATGTTGATCTGACGGAGTTCCAGACCAACTTGGTGCCATATCCCCGTATCCACTTCCCTCTGGCCACCTACGCCCCAGTCATCTCAGCTGAGAAGGCTTACCACGAGCAGCTCTCAGTGGCTGAGATCACAAACGCCTGCTTCGAGCCGGCCAATCAGATGGTGAAATGCGACCCACGCCACGGTAAATACATGGCCTGCTGCCTGCTGTTCCGTGGTGATGTGGTGCCCAAAGATGTCAACGCTGCCATCGCCACCATCAAAACCAAACGCACCATCCAGTTTGTGGACTGGTGTCCCACCGGTTTCAAGGTTGGCATCAACTACCAGCCGCCCACCGTGGTCCCTGGTGGAGACCTGGCCAAGGTCCAGAGGGCCGTGTGCATGCTGAGCAACACCACCGCCATTGCAGAGGCCTGGGCTCGACTCGACCACAAGTTTGACCTGATGTACGCCAAGAGGGCCTTCGTCCACTGGTACGTAGGAGAGGGAATGGAGGAGGGGGAGTTCTCCGAGGCCAGGGAGGACATGGCAGCTCTGGAGAAGGATTATGAAGAGGTCGGAGTCGACTCCATTGAAGgcgagggagaggaggaaggagaagagTACTAA